In Aptenodytes patagonicus chromosome 8, bAptPat1.pri.cur, whole genome shotgun sequence, a genomic segment contains:
- the BRPF1 gene encoding peregrin isoform X3, which yields MGVDFDVKTFCHNLRATKPPYECPVGTCRKIYKSYSGIEYHLYHYDHDNPPPPQHTPLRKHKKKGRQARAANKQSPSPSETSQSPGREVMTYAQAQRMVEVDLHGRVHRISIFDNLDVVSEDEEVPEEVPENGSNKENTETQSVPPKSGKHKNKEKRKDSNHHHHNASAGTTPKLPEVVYRELEQDTPDAPPRPTSYYRYIEKSAEELDEEVEYDMDEEDYIWLDIMNERRKTEGVSPIPQEIFEYLMDRLEKESYFESHNKGDPNALVDEDAVCCICNDGECQNSNVILFCDMCNLAVHQECYGVPYIPEGQWLCRRCLQSPSRAVDCALCPNKGGAFKQTDDGRWAHVVCALWIPEVCFANTVFLEPIDSIEHIPPARWKLTCYICKQRGSGACIQCHKANCYTAFHVTCAQQAGLYMKMEPVRETGANGTSFSVRKTAYCDIHTPPGSVRRLPALSHSEGEEEDEEEEEEGKGWSSEKVKKAKAKSRIKMKKARKILAEKRAAAPVVSVPCIPPHRLSKITNRLTIQRKSQFMQRLHSYWTLKRQSRNGVPLLRRLQTHLQSQRNCDQRDTEDKNWALKEQLKSWQRLRHDLERARLLVELIRKREKLKRETIKVQQVALEMQLTPFLILLRKTLEQLQEKDTGNIFSEPVPLSEVPDYLDHIKKPMDFQTMKQNLEAYRYLNFDDFEEDFNLIINNCLKYNAKDTIFYRAAIRLREQGGAVLRQARRQAEKMGIDFETGMHFPHCVTVEEAQVQDIEDEDVRLLLSENQKHLPLEEQLKILLERLDEVNAGKQSIGRSRRAKMIKKEITVLRRKLAHPRDLGRDGLERHGSSARGVLQSHNPCEKDLQTDSAAEESSSQETGKGLGPNSSSTPAHEVGRRTSVLFSKKNPKTAGPPKRPGRPPKNRDSQIAPGHGNSPIGPPQLPIMGSSQRQRKRGRSPRPSSSSDSDSDKSTEDAPMDLPANGFSSGNQPVKKSFLVYRNDCNLPRSSSDSESSSSSSSSAASDRTSTTPSKQGRGKPSFSRVNFPEDSSEDTSGTENESYSVGTGRGVGHGMVRKGMGRGAGWLSEDEDSSLDALDLVWAKCRGYPSYPALIIDPKMPREGMFHHGVPIPVPPLEVLKLGEQMTQEAREHLYLVLFFDNKRTWQWLPRTKLVPLGVNQDLDKEKMLEGRKSNIRKSVQIAYHRAMQHRNKVQGEQSSDSSESD from the exons ATGGGCGTAGACTTCGACGTGAAGACCTTCTGCCACAACCTGCGGGCCACCAAACCCCCCTACGAGTGTCCGGTGGGCACCTGCCGCAAGATCTACAAGAGCTACAGCGGGATCGAGTACCACCTCTACCACTATGACCACGacaacccccccccgccccagcacaCCCCCCTGCGCAAGCACAAGAAGAAGGGGCGCCAGGCCCGCGCCGCCAACAAGCAGTCGCCCAGCCCCTCCGAGACCTCCCAGTCGCCGGGCCGCGAGGTGATGACCTACGCCCAGGCCCAACGCATGGTGGAGGTGGACCTGCACGGCCGCGTCCATCGCATCAGCATCTTCGATAACCTCGACGTGGTGTCCGAGGACGAGGAGGTGCCCGAGGAGGTGCCCGAGAACGGGAGCAATAAGGAGAACACGGAGACCCAGAGCGTCCCGCCCAAATCCGGCAAGCACAAGAACAAGGAAAAGCGCAAGGACTCCAACCACCATCACCACAACGCCTCGGCCGGCACCACCCCCAAGCTCCCTGAGGTGGTGTACCGGGAGCTGGAGCAGGACACCCCCGACGCCCCACCTCGTCCCACCTCTTACTACAG GTACATCGAGAAGTCAGCAGAGGAGCTGGATGAGGAGGTGGAGTACGACATGGACGAGGAAGATTACATCTGGCTGGACATCATGAACGAGCGGCGGAAGACCGAAGGCGTGAGTCCCATTCCCCAGGAGATCTTCGAGTACCTGATGGACCGGCTGGAGAAGGAGTCCTACTTCGAGAGCCACAACAAGGGGGATCCAAATGCCTTGGTGGATGAGGATGCCGTCTGTTGCATCTGCAATGACGGGGAGTGTCAGAACAGCAACGTCATCCTCTTCTGCGACATGTGCAACCTGGCTGTGCATCAGGAGTGCTACGGGGTGCCCTACATCCCGGAGGGACAGTGGCTCTGCAGACGGTGCCTGCAGTCACCCTCGCGAGCTGTGGACTGCGCCCTCTGCCCGAACAAGGGGGGGGCCTTCAAGCAGACAGACGACGGGCGCTGGGCACACGTGGTCTGTGCCCTCTGGATCCCGGAGGTGTGCTTTGCCAACACCGTCTTCCTGGAGCCCATCGACAGCATCGAGCACATCCCGCCCGCGCGCTGGAAGCTGACTTGTTACATTTGCAAGCAGCGTGGCTCCGGGGCTTGCATCCAGTGTCACAAAGCCAACTGCTACACTGCCTTCCACGTCACCTGTGCCCAGCAGGCCGGGCTGTACATGAAGATGGAGCCCGTCCGGGAGACGGGGGCCAATGGTACCTCCTTCAGCGTGCGCAAAACCGCCTACTGCGACATCCACACGCCGCCGGGCTCCGTGCGCAGGCTTCCCGCCCTCTCCCACAgcgagggggaagaggaggacgaggaggaggaggaggagggcaaggGCTGGAGCTCCGAGAAAGTGAAAAAAGCAAAGGCCAAGTCTAGAATCAAGATGAAGAAGGCACGGAAGATCCTGGCGGAGAAACGAGCCGCAGCGCCCGTGGTTTCTGTGCCCTGCATCCCCCCGCACAG gCTCAGTAAGATTACAAACCGTTTAACCATCCAGAGGAAGAGCCAGTTCATGCAGAGGCTGCACAGCTACTGGACTCTGAAGAGACAGTCCCGCAACGGTGTCCCTCTGCTCCGCCGCCTTCAGACACACCTGCAGTCACAAAGAAACTGTGACCAG AGAGACACTGAGGATAAGAACTGGGCCCTGAAGGAGCAGCTGAAGTCATGGCAGCGCCTCCGCCATGACCTAGAGCGTGCACGCTTGCTGGTGGAGCTGATACGCAAGCGGGAGAAGCTCAAGAGAGAGACG ATCAAAGTGCAGCAGGTGGCACTGGAAATGCAGCTGACccccttcctcatcctcctccgcaAGACGCTTGAACAGCTGCAGGAGAAAGACACGGGCAACATCTTCAGCGAGCCGGTCCCTCTGTCTGAG GTCCCAGACTACCTGGATCACATCAAGAAGCCGATGGATTTTCAGACAATGAAACAAAACCTGGAAGCCTATCGCTATCTGAATTTTGATGACTTTGAGGAGGATTTCAACCTGATTATCAACAACTGTTTGAAATACAATGCCAAAGACACAATCTTCTACCGGGCAGCCATCCGTCTGCGGGAGCAGGGAGGCGCCGTTCTCCGGCAGGCTCGCCGGCAGGCAGAGAAGATGGGCATTGACTTTGAGACAGGCATGCACTTCCCTCACTGTGTAACGGTGGAAGAGGCTCAGGTCCAAGACATCGAGGACG AAGATGTGCGGCTGCTGCTCTCAGAGAATCAGAAGCACCTGCCCTTGGAGGAGCAGCTGAAGATCCTGCTGGAGCGGCTGGATGAGGTCAATGCTGGCAAGCAGAGCATAGGACGGTCCCGCCGGGCCAAGATGATCAAGAAGGAGATCACAGTCCTACGGCGGAAACTCGCTCACCCACGGGACCTGGGCCGAGACGGGCTGGAGCGGCACGGCTCCTCTGCCAGGGGAGTCCTGCAGTCGCACAACCCCTGCGAGAAGGACCTGCAGACAGACAGCGCTGCAGAAGAGAGCAGCAGCCAGGAGACTGGCAAAG GTCTGGGTCCCAATTCTTCTTCCACCCCAGCACATGAAGTTGGCAGGAGGACCTCAGTGCTCTTCTCCAAGAAGAACCCTAAAACTGCAGGCCCTCCAAAACGTCCAGGACGCCCCCCAAAGAATCGAGACAGCCAGATCGCTCCCGGGCACGGGAACAGCCCCATcgggcccccccagctcccaatAATGGGGTCCTCCCAGCGGCAGAGGAAGCGAGGGCGAAGCCCGCgccccagctccagctcagaCAGTGACAGCGATAAGTCCACCGAAGACGCTCCCATGG ACCTGCCAGCCAACGGTTTCAGCAGCGGGAACCAGCCAGTGAAGAAGAGCTTCCTGGTGTACCGCAACGACTGCAATCTTCCCCGGAGCAGCTCCGACTCGgagtccagcagcagcagcagcagcagcgccgccTCGGACCGTACCAG caCAACGCCCtccaagcagggcagggggaagccCTCCTTCTCCAGAGTGAACTTCCCGGAGGACAGCAGCGAGGACACGTCGGGGACGGAGAACGAGTCCTACTCCGTGGGCACGGGGCGAGGCGTGGGGCACGGCA TGGTGCGCAAGGGCATGGGGCGTGGCGCGGGGTGGCTGTCCGAGGACGAGGATTCCTCCCTGGATGCCCTGGACCTGGTGTGGGCCAAGTGCCGGGGTTACCCCTCCTACCCGGCGCTG ATCATCGACCCCAAGATGCCGCGGGAAGGCATGTTCCACCACGGCGTCCCCATCCCCGTGCCCCCCTTGGAGGTGCTGAAGCTGGGGGAGCAGATGACTCAGGAAGCACGCGAGCACCTCTACCTTGTCCTCTTCTTCGACAACAAGCGCACTTG gcAGTGGCTGCCCCGGACGAAGCTGGTGCCTCTGGGGGTGAACCAGGACCTGGACAAGGAGAAGATGCTGGAGGGCCGCAAGTCCAACATCCGCAAGTCGGTGCAGATCGCCTACCACCGCGCCATGCAGCACCGCAACAAGGTGCAGGGCGAGCAGAGCAGCGACTCCAGCGAGAGCGACTga
- the BRPF1 gene encoding peregrin isoform X4 translates to MGVDFDVKTFCHNLRATKPPYECPVGTCRKIYKSYSGIEYHLYHYDHDNPPPPQHTPLRKHKKKGRQARAANKQSPSPSETSQSPGREVMTYAQAQRMVEVDLHGRVHRISIFDNLDVVSEDEEVPEEVPENGSNKENTETQSVPPKSGKHKNKEKRKDSNHHHHNASAGTTPKLPEVVYRELEQDTPDAPPRPTSYYRYIEKSAEELDEEVEYDMDEEDYIWLDIMNERRKTEGVSPIPQEIFEYLMDRLEKESYFESHNKGDPNALVDEDAVCCICNDGECQNSNVILFCDMCNLAVHQECYGVPYIPEGQWLCRRCLQSPSRAVDCALCPNKGGAFKQTDDGRWAHVVCALWIPEVCFANTVFLEPIDSIEHIPPARWKLTCYICKQRGSGACIQCHKANCYTAFHVTCAQQAGLYMKMEPVRETGANGTSFSVRKTAYCDIHTPPGSVRRLPALSHSEGEEEDEEEEEEGKGWSSEKVKKAKAKSRIKMKKARKILAEKRAAAPVVSVPCIPPHRLSKITNRLTIQRKSQFMQRLHSYWTLKRQSRNGVPLLRRLQTHLQSQRNCDQRDTEDKNWALKEQLKSWQRLRHDLERARLLVELIRKREKLKRETIKVQQVALEMQLTPFLILLRKTLEQLQEKDTGNIFSEPVPLSEVPDYLDHIKKPMDFQTMKQNLEAYRYLNFDDFEEDFNLIINNCLKYNAKDTIFYRAAIRLREQGGAVLRQARRQAEKMGIDFETGMHFPHCVTVEEAQVQDIEDDVRLLLSENQKHLPLEEQLKILLERLDEVNAGKQSIGRSRRAKMIKKEITVLRRKLAHPRDLGRDGLERHGSSARGVLQSHNPCEKDLQTDSAAEESSSQETGKGLGPNSSSTPAHEVGRRTSVLFSKKNPKTAGPPKRPGRPPKNRDSQIAPGHGNSPIGPPQLPIMGSSQRQRKRGRSPRPSSSSDSDSDKSTEDAPMDLPANGFSSGNQPVKKSFLVYRNDCNLPRSSSDSESSSSSSSSAASDRTSTTPSKQGRGKPSFSRVNFPEDSSEDTSGTENESYSVGTGRGVGHGMVRKGMGRGAGWLSEDEDSSLDALDLVWAKCRGYPSYPALIIDPKMPREGMFHHGVPIPVPPLEVLKLGEQMTQEAREHLYLVLFFDNKRTWQWLPRTKLVPLGVNQDLDKEKMLEGRKSNIRKSVQIAYHRAMQHRNKVQGEQSSDSSESD, encoded by the exons ATGGGCGTAGACTTCGACGTGAAGACCTTCTGCCACAACCTGCGGGCCACCAAACCCCCCTACGAGTGTCCGGTGGGCACCTGCCGCAAGATCTACAAGAGCTACAGCGGGATCGAGTACCACCTCTACCACTATGACCACGacaacccccccccgccccagcacaCCCCCCTGCGCAAGCACAAGAAGAAGGGGCGCCAGGCCCGCGCCGCCAACAAGCAGTCGCCCAGCCCCTCCGAGACCTCCCAGTCGCCGGGCCGCGAGGTGATGACCTACGCCCAGGCCCAACGCATGGTGGAGGTGGACCTGCACGGCCGCGTCCATCGCATCAGCATCTTCGATAACCTCGACGTGGTGTCCGAGGACGAGGAGGTGCCCGAGGAGGTGCCCGAGAACGGGAGCAATAAGGAGAACACGGAGACCCAGAGCGTCCCGCCCAAATCCGGCAAGCACAAGAACAAGGAAAAGCGCAAGGACTCCAACCACCATCACCACAACGCCTCGGCCGGCACCACCCCCAAGCTCCCTGAGGTGGTGTACCGGGAGCTGGAGCAGGACACCCCCGACGCCCCACCTCGTCCCACCTCTTACTACAG GTACATCGAGAAGTCAGCAGAGGAGCTGGATGAGGAGGTGGAGTACGACATGGACGAGGAAGATTACATCTGGCTGGACATCATGAACGAGCGGCGGAAGACCGAAGGCGTGAGTCCCATTCCCCAGGAGATCTTCGAGTACCTGATGGACCGGCTGGAGAAGGAGTCCTACTTCGAGAGCCACAACAAGGGGGATCCAAATGCCTTGGTGGATGAGGATGCCGTCTGTTGCATCTGCAATGACGGGGAGTGTCAGAACAGCAACGTCATCCTCTTCTGCGACATGTGCAACCTGGCTGTGCATCAGGAGTGCTACGGGGTGCCCTACATCCCGGAGGGACAGTGGCTCTGCAGACGGTGCCTGCAGTCACCCTCGCGAGCTGTGGACTGCGCCCTCTGCCCGAACAAGGGGGGGGCCTTCAAGCAGACAGACGACGGGCGCTGGGCACACGTGGTCTGTGCCCTCTGGATCCCGGAGGTGTGCTTTGCCAACACCGTCTTCCTGGAGCCCATCGACAGCATCGAGCACATCCCGCCCGCGCGCTGGAAGCTGACTTGTTACATTTGCAAGCAGCGTGGCTCCGGGGCTTGCATCCAGTGTCACAAAGCCAACTGCTACACTGCCTTCCACGTCACCTGTGCCCAGCAGGCCGGGCTGTACATGAAGATGGAGCCCGTCCGGGAGACGGGGGCCAATGGTACCTCCTTCAGCGTGCGCAAAACCGCCTACTGCGACATCCACACGCCGCCGGGCTCCGTGCGCAGGCTTCCCGCCCTCTCCCACAgcgagggggaagaggaggacgaggaggaggaggaggagggcaaggGCTGGAGCTCCGAGAAAGTGAAAAAAGCAAAGGCCAAGTCTAGAATCAAGATGAAGAAGGCACGGAAGATCCTGGCGGAGAAACGAGCCGCAGCGCCCGTGGTTTCTGTGCCCTGCATCCCCCCGCACAG gCTCAGTAAGATTACAAACCGTTTAACCATCCAGAGGAAGAGCCAGTTCATGCAGAGGCTGCACAGCTACTGGACTCTGAAGAGACAGTCCCGCAACGGTGTCCCTCTGCTCCGCCGCCTTCAGACACACCTGCAGTCACAAAGAAACTGTGACCAG AGAGACACTGAGGATAAGAACTGGGCCCTGAAGGAGCAGCTGAAGTCATGGCAGCGCCTCCGCCATGACCTAGAGCGTGCACGCTTGCTGGTGGAGCTGATACGCAAGCGGGAGAAGCTCAAGAGAGAGACG ATCAAAGTGCAGCAGGTGGCACTGGAAATGCAGCTGACccccttcctcatcctcctccgcaAGACGCTTGAACAGCTGCAGGAGAAAGACACGGGCAACATCTTCAGCGAGCCGGTCCCTCTGTCTGAG GTCCCAGACTACCTGGATCACATCAAGAAGCCGATGGATTTTCAGACAATGAAACAAAACCTGGAAGCCTATCGCTATCTGAATTTTGATGACTTTGAGGAGGATTTCAACCTGATTATCAACAACTGTTTGAAATACAATGCCAAAGACACAATCTTCTACCGGGCAGCCATCCGTCTGCGGGAGCAGGGAGGCGCCGTTCTCCGGCAGGCTCGCCGGCAGGCAGAGAAGATGGGCATTGACTTTGAGACAGGCATGCACTTCCCTCACTGTGTAACGGTGGAAGAGGCTCAGGTCCAAGACATCGAGGACG ATGTGCGGCTGCTGCTCTCAGAGAATCAGAAGCACCTGCCCTTGGAGGAGCAGCTGAAGATCCTGCTGGAGCGGCTGGATGAGGTCAATGCTGGCAAGCAGAGCATAGGACGGTCCCGCCGGGCCAAGATGATCAAGAAGGAGATCACAGTCCTACGGCGGAAACTCGCTCACCCACGGGACCTGGGCCGAGACGGGCTGGAGCGGCACGGCTCCTCTGCCAGGGGAGTCCTGCAGTCGCACAACCCCTGCGAGAAGGACCTGCAGACAGACAGCGCTGCAGAAGAGAGCAGCAGCCAGGAGACTGGCAAAG GTCTGGGTCCCAATTCTTCTTCCACCCCAGCACATGAAGTTGGCAGGAGGACCTCAGTGCTCTTCTCCAAGAAGAACCCTAAAACTGCAGGCCCTCCAAAACGTCCAGGACGCCCCCCAAAGAATCGAGACAGCCAGATCGCTCCCGGGCACGGGAACAGCCCCATcgggcccccccagctcccaatAATGGGGTCCTCCCAGCGGCAGAGGAAGCGAGGGCGAAGCCCGCgccccagctccagctcagaCAGTGACAGCGATAAGTCCACCGAAGACGCTCCCATGG ACCTGCCAGCCAACGGTTTCAGCAGCGGGAACCAGCCAGTGAAGAAGAGCTTCCTGGTGTACCGCAACGACTGCAATCTTCCCCGGAGCAGCTCCGACTCGgagtccagcagcagcagcagcagcagcgccgccTCGGACCGTACCAG caCAACGCCCtccaagcagggcagggggaagccCTCCTTCTCCAGAGTGAACTTCCCGGAGGACAGCAGCGAGGACACGTCGGGGACGGAGAACGAGTCCTACTCCGTGGGCACGGGGCGAGGCGTGGGGCACGGCA TGGTGCGCAAGGGCATGGGGCGTGGCGCGGGGTGGCTGTCCGAGGACGAGGATTCCTCCCTGGATGCCCTGGACCTGGTGTGGGCCAAGTGCCGGGGTTACCCCTCCTACCCGGCGCTG ATCATCGACCCCAAGATGCCGCGGGAAGGCATGTTCCACCACGGCGTCCCCATCCCCGTGCCCCCCTTGGAGGTGCTGAAGCTGGGGGAGCAGATGACTCAGGAAGCACGCGAGCACCTCTACCTTGTCCTCTTCTTCGACAACAAGCGCACTTG gcAGTGGCTGCCCCGGACGAAGCTGGTGCCTCTGGGGGTGAACCAGGACCTGGACAAGGAGAAGATGCTGGAGGGCCGCAAGTCCAACATCCGCAAGTCGGTGCAGATCGCCTACCACCGCGCCATGCAGCACCGCAACAAGGTGCAGGGCGAGCAGAGCAGCGACTCCAGCGAGAGCGACTga